From the Luteolibacter arcticus genome, one window contains:
- a CDS encoding HEAT repeat domain-containing protein, translated as MKPWTLLMAVVIGLAPSQGQDSQPFHCRMPPQWRFSDAEAGPPAKIEEALGKILADPESTERESAAFLLWRNRSFIHAKAVIELAETTRGALAAEVTAGLKPETIRREVESADPRWGFWLAYLRPQAELVDILMEKTRGSFQTGAVLALGRSRDPRALGPLLALLRDSKTPLRGFTACALRDFGSVDAEADLIAALSESDDLWLQVNACDALAKIGTERALPALRRLTAASQPVGALNTKTSASRAIREIQTRGQK; from the coding sequence GTGAAACCATGGACATTGCTGATGGCAGTGGTGATTGGCCTTGCTCCGTCACAAGGGCAGGATTCCCAGCCCTTTCATTGCCGCATGCCACCACAGTGGCGTTTCAGCGACGCCGAGGCAGGCCCGCCTGCCAAAATCGAGGAAGCCTTGGGAAAGATCCTTGCCGATCCTGAATCAACGGAGCGGGAATCCGCCGCCTTCCTGTTGTGGCGCAACCGCAGCTTCATTCACGCCAAAGCGGTGATCGAGCTGGCCGAAACGACACGTGGGGCGCTGGCGGCGGAGGTCACGGCCGGGCTGAAACCGGAGACGATTCGGCGGGAAGTGGAGTCAGCCGATCCGCGGTGGGGCTTCTGGCTGGCCTACCTACGCCCCCAAGCCGAACTGGTGGACATTTTGATGGAAAAGACCCGGGGAAGCTTCCAGACCGGCGCGGTTCTCGCCCTCGGGCGGTCGCGAGACCCGCGGGCGCTAGGTCCCTTGCTTGCGCTCCTCAGGGACTCGAAAACGCCCTTGCGCGGTTTCACGGCATGCGCGTTGCGAGATTTCGGCTCGGTGGATGCCGAGGCAGATCTGATTGCGGCGTTGTCTGAAAGTGACGATTTGTGGCTGCAAGTGAATGCCTGCGACGCCCTGGCCAAAATCGGCACGGAACGGGCCCTGCCGGCATTGCGTCGGCTAACGGCCGCCTCGCAGCCGGTTGGAGCCTTAAACACCAAGACCAGTGCTTCCCGCGCCATCCGGGAAATCCAAACACGGGGTCAAAAGTAG
- a CDS encoding 4-hydroxy-3-methylbut-2-enyl diphosphate reductase, which translates to MSEAPPKRPRVNVRRPDVMTQVNAEVERHYRSSIVERIRANGGEVTLGNTTVRLAQQFGFCYGVERAIDLAYAARRVFPDKRIFLIGEIIHNPEVNRQLVDMGIVSLPWKQLTDDYDQLSSEDVVIVPAFGAPTNFMEKIEERGCYVVDTTCGDVMKVWRRVRSYAKDGITSIIHGKAGHEETQATASRALGEDGQGHYLIVLTLEETDIVCRYIREGGDKEALLKRFAHAVSPGFDADLHLQKVGVANQTTMLKSETEEIQRRVRDAVVARDGSAEKFLVFDTICGATQERQDALFEMLRRPMDMLFVVGGYNSSNTTHLVEIGEQSLPTFFIRNAQCLQSLEQIIHFDLHEKAEITSGYPGALLGEGPAVIGITAGASCPNNLIEDTIFRIFEMRGVPRELVQTI; encoded by the coding sequence ATGAGCGAAGCCCCACCGAAGCGCCCCCGAGTCAACGTCCGTCGCCCCGACGTGATGACGCAGGTCAATGCCGAGGTGGAGCGCCACTACCGGTCGTCTATCGTCGAGCGGATCCGCGCCAATGGCGGCGAGGTCACGCTGGGCAACACCACCGTGCGGCTTGCCCAGCAATTCGGCTTCTGCTACGGCGTCGAGCGGGCGATCGACCTCGCCTACGCCGCCCGCCGCGTCTTCCCGGACAAGCGCATCTTCCTGATCGGCGAAATCATCCACAATCCCGAGGTCAACCGCCAGCTCGTGGACATGGGCATCGTTTCGCTGCCGTGGAAGCAGCTCACCGACGACTACGACCAGCTCAGCTCGGAGGACGTGGTGATCGTGCCCGCCTTCGGCGCGCCGACGAATTTCATGGAGAAGATCGAGGAGCGCGGCTGCTACGTGGTGGACACCACCTGCGGCGACGTGATGAAGGTCTGGCGCCGGGTCCGAAGCTACGCGAAGGATGGCATCACCTCCATCATCCACGGCAAGGCCGGCCACGAGGAGACCCAGGCGACCGCCTCCCGGGCTCTCGGCGAGGACGGCCAGGGCCACTACCTGATCGTGCTGACGCTGGAGGAAACCGACATCGTCTGCCGCTACATCCGCGAGGGCGGCGACAAGGAGGCTCTCCTCAAGCGCTTCGCCCACGCCGTGTCGCCCGGCTTCGATGCGGACCTGCATTTGCAAAAGGTCGGCGTGGCGAACCAGACCACCATGCTGAAGAGCGAGACCGAGGAGATCCAGCGCCGCGTCCGCGATGCCGTGGTCGCCCGCGATGGCTCGGCGGAGAAGTTCCTGGTCTTCGACACCATCTGCGGCGCCACCCAGGAGCGGCAGGATGCGCTTTTCGAGATGCTCCGTCGGCCGATGGACATGCTGTTCGTGGTCGGCGGCTACAACAGCTCCAACACCACGCACCTCGTGGAGATCGGCGAACAATCGCTACCGACCTTTTTCATCCGCAATGCCCAGTGCCTCCAGTCGCTGGAGCAGATCATCCACTTCGACCTGCACGAAAAGGCGGAAATCACCAGCGGCTATCCGGGAGCGCTCTTGGGCGAAGGCCCGGCGGTCATCGGCATCACGGCGGGCGCGAGCTGCCCGAACAACCTGATCGAGGACACGATCTTCCGGATCTTCGAGATGCGCGGAGTGCCGCGCGAGTTGGTGCAGACGATTTGA